In Brachyhypopomus gauderio isolate BG-103 chromosome 11, BGAUD_0.2, whole genome shotgun sequence, a single genomic region encodes these proteins:
- the LOC143527213 gene encoding C-C motif chemokine 26-like: protein MSTIRVLLLSAVVLLSTVALTEGMRYGTGPKSCCFDFINKPVKLSNVKSYLLTSQQCSKEAVLFSLKKGQQVCARTTDPWVQQHIKVLQSRTVGGQNPL from the exons ATGTCCACCATCCGCGTGCTCCTCCTGTCTGCAGTGGTGCTCCTGAGCACTGTCGCACTCACTGAAG GTATGCGTTACGGGACTGGACCTAAGTCCTGCTGCTTCGACTTCATTAACAAACCCGTTAAACTGAGCAACGTGAAGAGCTACCTGCTGACCAGCCAGCAGTGCTCCAAAGAAGCCgtgct GTTCTCTCTGAAGAAGGGACAACAGGTGTGTGCCAGAACCACTGACCCATGGGTGCAGCAGCATATCAAGGTTCTGCAGAGCAGGACGGTGGGAGGCCAGAACCCTCTGTGA